Part of the Faecalibacterium duncaniae genome, CTCCCGCACCACGCCGCCGTCGCCCGCGCCGATGACAAGGATATCCTTTGCCTCCCGGTGCACGGCCATGGGCACATGGACGATCATCTCGTCGTAGATGAATTCGTCCCGCTCGGTCAGCATCACATTGCCGTCCAGTGTGAGCACCCGGCCAAACTCGGGCGTTTCAAAAATATCAATGCGCTGATAATCGCTCTGCTTGGAGTAGAGCTGCTTGTTCACCCGGATGCTGTGCTTCACATCGGGGGTGTGAAATTCCGAAAACCAAAACTCCATCTGCTTTCCCTCCTTATGCCAGAACGTTCAGGTGCAAAATATCAGGGTCCTCAGGGCCGGTCATGCTGCAGCCCTTGGCCTTGGCGTACTCGATATAGTTCAGGATCTCCTTGGTGATGCGCTCGCCGGGGGCCAGAATGGGGATGCCCGGCGGGTAGCACATGACGAACTCGCTGCAGACCATACCCTCGGTCTCCCGCAGGGGCAGGCTCTTTTTGGGGGCATAGAAGGCCTCCTGCGGGCTGGCAGCCACCACGGGGTCGATGTATTCCTGGCTCAGCAGGCCGGTGCCGTCGGTGTGGTAGCGGCGCTTGATCTCGGCCAGAGCGCTGACCAGCCGCTCAATCTCCTGGGGGCGGTCGCCGATGGAGAGGTAGGCCAGGATGTTGCCGATGTCGCCGAACTCGATCTGGATGTCGTACTCGTCCCGCAGGATGTCGTAGACCTCGATGCCGGCAAGGCCGATGTCCAGCGTGTGGACGCTGAGCTTGGTGGTGTCAAAGTCAAAGACAGAGTTGCCGTTGCACAGTTCCTTGCCAAAGGCGTAGTAGCCGCCTACGGCGTTGATCTCTTCCCGGGCGTACTCGGCCATATCCGCCACCTGATGGAACACCTGCCGCCCCCGCAGGGCAAGGTTGCGGCGGGAGATGTCCAGACTGGACATGAGCAGGTAGCTGCCGGAGGTGGTCTGGGTCAGGTTGATGATCTGCCGCACATAGCCCTGATGCACATTGGGCCCGATGAGCAGCAGGCTGCTCTGGGTCAGGCTGCCGCCGCTCTTGTGCATGGAGACCGAGGCCATATCGGCCCCCGCTGCCATAGCGGAAACGGGCAGGCCGTTGCCAAAGTAGAAGTGGGTGCCGTGGGCCTCGTCGGCCAGGCAGAGCATCCCGGCCTCGTGGGCCATCTTCACGATGGCGCGCAGGTCGGAACAGATGCCGTAGTAGGTGGGGTTGTTCACCAGAACGGCCACGGCGTTGGGGTGCTCCTTGATGGCCTTGGCCACCTGCTCCCGCTTCATGCCCAGCGAGATGCCCAGCCGCTTGTCCACCTCGGGATTCACATAGACCGGGACCGCGCCGCAGAGCACCAGCGCGTTCAGCACACTGCGGTGCACGTTGCGGGGCAGGATGATCTCATCGCCCCGCTTGCAGGCTGTCAGCACCATGCTCTGCACAGAGCTGGTGGTGCCGCCCACCATTAAAAAGGCGTGGGCTGCGCCAAAGGCATCGGCGGCCAGCTCCTCGGCCTCCCGGATGACCGATACCGGGTGGCAGAGATTATCCAGCGGCTTCATGCTGTTCACGTCCACACCCACGCACTGCTGGCCCAGAAAGGCCGTCAGTTCCGGGTTGCCGCGGCCCCGCTTGTGGCCGGGTACATCAAAAGGTACCACACGCATCTGCCGGAACTGCTCCAGCGCCTCATAAATGGGCGCGCGGCGCTGATCCAGCCGGAACCGTGTACGGTTCTCACTCATCTTTTCTCCTCCGTCCCTGGTTCCGGCGCAGCAAAAAAGCGCAGGCCCACCACACTGGTGCAGACCTGCGCTTGAAAAAGCGTTCTGAACATGCAGACAAAGCCCCCGGTGACACTGGGGAAAATCTCCGCATGATTCAAAAAGACGGGATGACGAGAGTCTATATAGCAATTACACTTTTACTACTCTTATTGACCGTTTCACAAGTCTGCGCACGTTCTGCGCAATTTCATGGCTGTAAAGGAACCAACTTATAAAATTTGAGCTTTCAACTCAATCAATAATGGCAGCTTGCGCCGCCGGTCGGCAGTGGACCCGGCTGTCCGTATGGCCTTAGCCCCGATGGGCGGTCCCAGGTAATTTGCTTTGAAAAGACTCTGACACGCTTTGTCTCTCAAAATCGATGATATCTTATCATGCTATGAGGGTGGTGTCAATACTTTTTGGGAAAATAAAGCGGAAAATGGGCAAGCGGTTCGCATTATGACAAGGACACTGTAAAGACATGGTAAAAGTGTGGCAAAACACTTTGCACAGACACGGCAAAACGCTTTTGCTTGACAAATGAAAGAAATTCTACTATACTGATTCTTACCGGTGCGCCATCGCCAAGCGGTAAGGCAGGGGACTTTGACTCCCCCATCGTAGGTTCGACTCCTGCTGGCGCAACTGAAAAAGAACCCGCAGGGGGCCTGGGCGACAGGTTCCCTGCGGGTTTTATTTTTTGTGAAAAGAGGTTGTTTGTGTGAACGAAGAGAATTCTCTGCTGACCGGAGCAGTGCGGCCCGCGCTGCTGCGGTACGCGCTGCCCATTATCCTGAGCATGGTGGCAACACAGTTTTACGCCGTGGCCGATACCATGATCATCGGCTTGCGGCTGGATGCCGATGCGCTGGCGGCAGTGTCCAACGCTTCCACGGTGCTGATGATCTTTCTGTTCATCTCCGGCGGCATGGAGCTGGGCGGCGGCCTGCTGGTGGCGGCGGGCAAGCCCACTGCCACAAAGCATGAGATGACCGAGCTGCTGTACAACCTGCTGTTCGTGGATGAGGTCATCGCCCTGTTGACCACGGCAGTGGGCTTTGTGACCCTGCCGGCCCTGCTGCGGCTGATCAACACGCCTGCGGAGATCCTGGATACCGCTGTGCTCTATGGGCGCATCTATCTGCTGGGGCTGCCATTTCTGATGCCCTATGATCTGAGCAAGGAATGTGTCATGGGCTGCGGCGATTCCAAAACGCCGCTCAAGGTCATTGTGGCAACCAGCGTGATGAACATTGTGCTTGACCTTGTTCTGGTGGGGCCCTTCGGGGTGGCCGGTGCGGCGGCTGCCACAGCGGCGGCGCAGGTGGCGGGCGCGGTCTACATGGTGGCGTTTCTGCGCCGCACCCAGATGGACGCGGCCTTCTCGCCCCGGATGCTCAAGGCGCGCTATGCCAGGGATATCTTCCGGCTGTCGGCCCCCAACAGTGTCCAGCAGGCCAGCGGCACCATCATCACCACGGTCAAACAGGGGCTGCTGGGCGGCCTGGGTGTGGAAGCCATTGCAGGATTCTCCTGCGCAGGCAAGCTGTCCAGCCTGCTGATGATGCCGGTGTTCGGCTTTGTGCAGTCCACAGTGTTCTTTATTGCGCAAAACACAGCCGCCCTTCAGCCGGGCCGTGTGAAAGAGGGCCTGCGGGAAGGGCGGCGGATCTTGTTGGTGTATTCGCTTGGGGTGGTGGCGGTCTGCATCGGCCTGCGGGGACCGCTGCTCCGGCTCTTTACCACCGACCCGGCAGCGGCCAGCTACGGCTGCACCATGCTGGCCTTTGAGTCGGTGACCTACCTGTTTGTGGCACAGAAGCATCTGTTCGAGGCCCGCCTGCGCGGTGCCCAGAAGATGGGGCTGTATCTGGCCTCCAGCCTGGGGCAGATCGCCCTGAACCTGCTGGCCTGTGTGATCCTGGTGCCCCGCATCGGTTTTG contains:
- a CDS encoding MATE family efflux transporter, whose amino-acid sequence is MNEENSLLTGAVRPALLRYALPIILSMVATQFYAVADTMIIGLRLDADALAAVSNASTVLMIFLFISGGMELGGGLLVAAGKPTATKHEMTELLYNLLFVDEVIALLTTAVGFVTLPALLRLINTPAEILDTAVLYGRIYLLGLPFLMPYDLSKECVMGCGDSKTPLKVIVATSVMNIVLDLVLVGPFGVAGAAAATAAAQVAGAVYMVAFLRRTQMDAAFSPRMLKARYARDIFRLSAPNSVQQASGTIITTVKQGLLGGLGVEAIAGFSCAGKLSSLLMMPVFGFVQSTVFFIAQNTAALQPGRVKEGLREGRRILLVYSLGVVAVCIGLRGPLLRLFTTDPAAASYGCTMLAFESVTYLFVAQKHLFEARLRGAQKMGLYLASSLGQIALNLLACVILVPRIGFAGFWMSSWISAPIGMLLAAALANLSGTSHQLP
- a CDS encoding aminotransferase class I/II-fold pyridoxal phosphate-dependent enzyme, with product MSENRTRFRLDQRRAPIYEALEQFRQMRVVPFDVPGHKRGRGNPELTAFLGQQCVGVDVNSMKPLDNLCHPVSVIREAEELAADAFGAAHAFLMVGGTTSSVQSMVLTACKRGDEIILPRNVHRSVLNALVLCGAVPVYVNPEVDKRLGISLGMKREQVAKAIKEHPNAVAVLVNNPTYYGICSDLRAIVKMAHEAGMLCLADEAHGTHFYFGNGLPVSAMAAGADMASVSMHKSGGSLTQSSLLLIGPNVHQGYVRQIINLTQTTSGSYLLMSSLDISRRNLALRGRQVFHQVADMAEYAREEINAVGGYYAFGKELCNGNSVFDFDTTKLSVHTLDIGLAGIEVYDILRDEYDIQIEFGDIGNILAYLSIGDRPQEIERLVSALAEIKRRYHTDGTGLLSQEYIDPVVAASPQEAFYAPKKSLPLRETEGMVCSEFVMCYPPGIPILAPGERITKEILNYIEYAKAKGCSMTGPEDPDILHLNVLA